In Astatotilapia calliptera chromosome 16, fAstCal1.2, whole genome shotgun sequence, one genomic interval encodes:
- the hspd1 gene encoding 60 kDa heat shock protein, mitochondrial, which translates to MFRLATVMRQVRPVSRALAPHLTRAYAKDVKFGADARALMLQGVDLLADAVAVTMGPKGRTVIIEQSWGSPKVTKDGVTVAKSIDLKDKYKNIGAKLVQDVANNTNEEAGDGTTTATVLARAIAKEGFDNISKGANPVEIRRGVMMAVETIINELKNLSKPVTTPEEIAQVATISANGDVEIGNIISNAMKKVGRKGVITVKDGKTLHDELEIIEGMKFDRGYISPYFINTAKGQKCEFQDAYLLLSEKKISSVQSIVPALEIANQHRKPLVIVAEDVDGEALSTLVLNRLKVGLQVVAVKAPGFGDNRKNQLKDMAIATGGTVFGDEALGLALEDIQAHDFGKVGEVQITKDDTLLLRGGGSSAEIEKRAAEIAEQLESTTSDYEKEKLNERLAKLSDGVAVLKVGGTSDVEVNEKKDRVTDALNATRAAVEEGIVPGGGCALLRCIPALDALKTANSDQKIGVDIIRRALRIPAMTIAKNAGVEGSLVVEKILLGSPGTGYDAMQGEYVNMVEKGIIDPTKVVRTALMDAAGVASLLSTAEAVVTELPKEEKEMPGGMGGMGGMGGMGGGMGF; encoded by the exons ATGTTTCGTTTAGCCACAGTCATGAGGCAGGTGAGGCCTGTGAGCCGCGCGCTGGCTCCCCACCTCACACGAGCCTACGCCAAGGATGTGAAGTTTGGGGCTGACGCTCGTGCCCTCATGCTGCAGGGAGTGGACCTGCTGGCTGATGCCGTGGCTGTCACCATGGGCCCAAAG GGTCGCACTGTCATCATCGAGCAGAGCTGGGGCAGTCCAAAGGTCACCAAGGATGGCGTGACGGTGGCAAAGAGCATTGATCTGAAGGACAAGTACAAGAACATTGGTGCCAAGCTGGTGCAGGATGTGGCCAACAACACCAACGAGGAGGCCGGCGACGGCACGACCACCGCCACTGTACTGGCTCGCGCCATCGCCAAGGAAGGTTTCGACAACATCAGCAAAGGTGCGAACCCCGTGGAGATTCGCCGAGGTGTCATGATGGCTGTAGAAACCATCATCAACGAGCTGAAGAACCTTTCAAAGCCCGTCACAACCCCCGAGGAGATCGCACAG GTTGCTACAATCTCAGCCAATGGAGATGTGGAGATTGGCAACATCATTTCTAATGCCATGAAGAAAGTTGGCCGCAAGGGAGTCATCACCGTGAAG GATGGGAAGACTCTGCATGATGAGCTGGAGATCATTGAGGGTATGAAGTTTGACCGTGGGTACATCTCCCCTTACTTCATCAACACTGCCAAAG GCCAGAAGTGTGAGTTCCAGGATGCCTACCTGCTGCTGAGTGAGAAGAAGATCTCCAGTGTCCAGAGCATTGTGCCAGCTCTGGAAATTGCCAACCAGCACCGTAAACCTCTGGTTATCGTGGCAGAGGACGTGGATGGAGAAGCTCTGAGCACCTTGGTTCTCAACAG gctGAAGGTTGGGCTTCAGGTGGTAGCAGTTAAAGCCCCAGGCTTTGGCGACAACAGGAAGAACCAGTTGAAGGATATGGCCATCGCCACCGGGGGGACT GTGTTTGGGGATGAGGCTCTGGGCCTGGCTCTTGAGGACATCCAGGCTCATGACTTCGGCAAGGTCGGCGAGGTGCAGATCACTAAAGACGACACCCTGCTGCTGAGGGGAGGAGGCAGCTCGGCTGAGATTGAGAAACGGGCGGCAGAGATCGCCGAGCAGCTGGAAAGCACCACCAGTGACTACGAGAAGGAGAAGCTCAACGAGAGGCTGGCAAAGCTTTCGGATGGAGTCGCCGTGCTCAAG GTGGGAGGAACAAGTGATGTGGAAGTGAATGAGAAGAAGGACCGCGTGACAGATGCTCTGAATGCCACCAGGGCAGCTGTTGAGGAGGGCATTGTTCCTGGAGGAGGTTGTGCCCTGCTGCGCTGCATCCCCGCCCTCGACGCCCTCAAAACTGCCAACTCTGACCAGAAGATCG GTGTGGACATCATCAGACGGGCGCTTCGTATTCCTGCCATGACCATTGCCAAAAACGCAGGCGTGGAGGGTTCACTCGTTGTGGAAAAGATCCTGCTGGGATCCCCTGGGACGGGCTACGATGCCATGCAGGGAGAGTACGTCAATATGGTGGAGAAGGGCATCATTGACCCCACAAAG GTGGTGAGGACAGCACTGATGGATGCTGCAGGAGTAGCATCTCTGCTCTCCACTGCTGAGGCTGTCGTCACAGAGCTCCCCAAGGAGGAGAAGGAAATGCCAGGGGGCATGGGAGGCATGGGCGGCATGGGCGGTATGGGGGGTGGAATGGGTTTCTGA
- the LOC113007291 gene encoding MOB-like protein phocein isoform X3 — protein MRILDISSRGAILQRTIFTLTKDSGCRFTPALRPHTRPEMAFRKFLPLFDRVLVERFTAETVTKGGIMLPEKSQGKVLQATVVAVGPGSVTQDFYNWPDESFEEMDSTLAVQQYIQQNIRSDCSNIDKILEPPEGQDEGVWKYEHLRQFCLELNGLAVKLQSECHPDTCTQMTATEQWIFLCAAHKTPKECPAIDYTRHTLDGAACLLNSNKYFPSRVSIKESSVAKLGSVCRRIYRIFSHAYFHHRQIFDKYENETFLCHRFTRFVMKYNLMSKDNLIVPILEEEVQNTSSAGESEA, from the exons ATGCGCATTCTGGATATTTCTTCACGTGGAGCTATCCTTCAGCGTACCATATTCACGCTCACCAAGGATTCGGGGTGCAGATTCACGCCGGCTCTCAGACCTCACACACGTCCAGAAATG GCTTTCAGAAAATTCCTTCCTCTGTTTGACCGGGTGCTTGTGGAGCGCTTCACAGCAGAGACGGTAACAAAGGGGGGCATCATGCTGCCAGAGAAGTCTCAAGGCAAAGTGCTGCAGGCTACAGTGGTGGCAGTCGGACCTGGCTCTGTCACCCAG GATTTCTACAACTGGCCAGATGAATCATTTGAGGAGATGGACAGCACCCTGGCTGTCCAACAG tatATTCAGCAGAACATCCGATCAGACTGCTCCAATATCGACAAAATCCTGGAACCTCCTGAGGGTCAGGATGAGGGCGTGTGGAAGTATGAGCACCTCAG GCAGTTCTGCCTGGAGCTCAACGGGCTAGCTGTGAAACTGCAG AGTGAGTGCCATCCAGACACCTGCACCCAGATGACAGCCACGGAGCAGTGGATCTTTTTATGTGCTGCCCACAAGACACCCAAAGAA TGTCCTGCCATCGATTACACCAGGCACACGCTGGACGGAGCTGCCTGCCTTCTTAATAGCAACAAATACTTCCCCAGCAG GGTGAGCATCAAGGAGTCATCAGTGGCCAAGCTGGGCTCTGTTTGTCGTCGCATCTATAGGATATTCTCTCATGCTTACTTCCATCATCGCCAGATATTTGACAAGTATGAG AATGAAACGTTCCTGTGTCACCGGTTCACACGCTTCGTGATGAAGTACAACCTGATGTCCAAGGACAACCTGATCGTTCCCATCCTGGAGGAGGAAGTGCAGAACACCTCTTCAGCTGGGGAGAGCGAAGCCTAA
- the LOC113007291 gene encoding 10 kDa heat shock protein, mitochondrial isoform X2 — protein MRILDISSRGAILQRTIFTLTKDSGCRFTPALRPHTRPEMAFRKFLPLFDRVLVERFTAETVTKGGIMLPEKSQGKVLQATVVAVGPGSVTQKGEIHPVSVKVGEKVLLPEYGGTKVILDDKDYFLFRDADILGKYVE, from the exons ATGCGCATTCTGGATATTTCTTCACGTGGAGCTATCCTTCAGCGTACCATATTCACGCTCACCAAGGATTCGGGGTGCAGATTCACGCCGGCTCTCAGACCTCACACACGTCCAGAAATG GCTTTCAGAAAATTCCTTCCTCTGTTTGACCGGGTGCTTGTGGAGCGCTTCACAGCAGAGACGGTAACAAAGGGGGGCATCATGCTGCCAGAGAAGTCTCAAGGCAAAGTGCTGCAGGCTACAGTGGTGGCAGTCGGACCTGGCTCTGTCACCCAG AAGGGAGAAATCCATCCAGTGAGCGTTAAGGTTGGGGAGAAGGTTCTTCTACCAGAGTACGGTGGGACTAAAGTCATTTTGGATGACAAG GACTATTTCCTGTTCCGTGATGCAGATATCCTCGGTAAATATGTTGAATGA
- the LOC113007291 gene encoding MOB-like protein phocein isoform X1 — translation MVMAEGTAVLRRNRPGTKANDFYNWPDESFEEMDSTLAVQQYIQQNIRSDCSNIDKILEPPEGQDEGVWKYEHLRQFCLELNGLAVKLQSECHPDTCTQMTATEQWIFLCAAHKTPKECPAIDYTRHTLDGAACLLNSNKYFPSRVSIKESSVAKLGSVCRRIYRIFSHAYFHHRQIFDKYENETFLCHRFTRFVMKYNLMSKDNLIVPILEEEVQNTSSAGESEA, via the exons ATGGTCATGGCGGAGGGTACTGCAGTTCTCAGGAGGAATCGGCCTGGAACCAAGGCGAAC GATTTCTACAACTGGCCAGATGAATCATTTGAGGAGATGGACAGCACCCTGGCTGTCCAACAG tatATTCAGCAGAACATCCGATCAGACTGCTCCAATATCGACAAAATCCTGGAACCTCCTGAGGGTCAGGATGAGGGCGTGTGGAAGTATGAGCACCTCAG GCAGTTCTGCCTGGAGCTCAACGGGCTAGCTGTGAAACTGCAG AGTGAGTGCCATCCAGACACCTGCACCCAGATGACAGCCACGGAGCAGTGGATCTTTTTATGTGCTGCCCACAAGACACCCAAAGAA TGTCCTGCCATCGATTACACCAGGCACACGCTGGACGGAGCTGCCTGCCTTCTTAATAGCAACAAATACTTCCCCAGCAG GGTGAGCATCAAGGAGTCATCAGTGGCCAAGCTGGGCTCTGTTTGTCGTCGCATCTATAGGATATTCTCTCATGCTTACTTCCATCATCGCCAGATATTTGACAAGTATGAG AATGAAACGTTCCTGTGTCACCGGTTCACACGCTTCGTGATGAAGTACAACCTGATGTCCAAGGACAACCTGATCGTTCCCATCCTGGAGGAGGAAGTGCAGAACACCTCTTCAGCTGGGGAGAGCGAAGCCTAA